In Shewanella psychrotolerans, the genomic stretch TCGTCTAGATAGAGCTTTTTCGAAAGGATTTCAGGCTGGAATCGGTGGACGTTCCAAGGAGAATTGTCCTTATTCAACATTAGACTCTAAGTCGCATTGGTTAGGGGGGTGGCGTGAAGGCGTCGATGGTCGCCTCAGTGGGTTATTTAACAAGTGACGCAGAGTTGCCCTCTAAAAGAGGGCATTTTTATATCATTAATAGGTCGTAGGTGCTTGACTAGAAAGTCGAAGTGTCACTGAAAATACCTACTTTTAAATCTTTAGCTGAATAGATCTCACGTCCATCAACTTCCATGACAGCATCGGCAATCCCCATGACTAACTTGCGATACACTTTACGCTTAATGGTTAGCTTGTAAGTGACCTTTTTAGCATCAGGTAATACTTGCCCTGTAAATTTGACTTCACCTACACCGAGTGCTCGGCCTTTGCCCTCAGCACCTTCCCAACCAAGGAAGAAACCAACGAGTTGCCACATCGCATCTAAGCCAAGACAACCAGGCATGACTGGGTCGGTTTGAAAATGACAGTCAAAAAACCAAAGAGAAGGGTCAATATCTAGTTCGGCTACAATTTCACCTTTGCCAAACTCGCCACCATTGTCGTTAATTTTTACGATTCGGTCGATCATCAACATGTTGTCGATAGGAAGGCGAGGAGAGTTGGCGCCAAATAGGTTTCCGAGGCCGCAAGCCACTAATTCTTCTTTGTTGAAACTGTTTGCTTTATTCATTATTAACTTCACTCCGTAATAAGAGATGCAAGGTTAGCGAACACGTGTAAGCTAAACAACTCCGATCAGCTAGAAAGTTTCAACTTTTCGAGCAGCTTAGCAAAAAAAGAGGGCTCCTCGTCTGGATAACCCGCTAATCCTTCAAGGCGAGTTTGCACTAATCCATATAAGCTATTCTCTTCGAACTGTCCATTCTCATCTCGGGCACCGGCAGGCTTCTTCATTAAAATCGTGACAGCTTCATCAATATGTTCGACTTGATACAAGTGGAACTTATTTTCTGAAATCGCTTGGATGACTTCCTGGTGAAGATTGAGCTGCTGGACGTTTGATTTGGGCAAAATAACCCCTTGGGTTCCCGTTAACCCACGTCGTTTACAAAGACTGAAAAAGCCTTCAATTTTCTCGTTAACGCCGCCAATCGCCTGTACTTGGCCAAACTGATCTATTGCGCCAGTGGCTGCAATACCTTGATCAATCGGTTGCTCGGCAATGGCTGACATCAAGGCGCAGTATTCTGCTAATGAGGCGCTATCTCCGTCTATCTCTTGATATGATTGTTCAAAGACGATGTTGGCGTTTAAGTGCAGTGGTGCATCCTTGCCAAAGATTCGATATAGGCAAGATGAAAGGATCATCAACCCCTTGGCATGAATATTACCGCCAAGTTCTGACTTTCTCTCAATATCAGCCACTTCTCCATCGCCATAGTGTACTGATGCGGTGATACGAGCGGGCTCACCGTAACAGTATTCTGCGGTATCGAGCACCGTTAGGCCGTTGATCTGCCCCACCATAGTTCCATCTGTCGGCAGGTTGATAAAGTTATCATCAAAACTCTGCGCCGACAGTTCTTGAGATGCATCATGGCGTCTTGTTTGCTGCAGCAGTGCATGTTCTATTGCTTGGTCATTAAGGGTACGTGAATCACTATAAGCACAAGCTTGTTCCATTAATTGCACTAATGGGACAGTTAATAGTGTCAGATGCTGCTGATGATCGGCAAGTCTTGAGCTATAAGTGAACAATGGTGTAACGGCTGATTGTTCTAGGGTGACATTGTGCTCATCTGCAAGTGTCAGCAGCCAACTTAGATAAGCTTGCTCGCTATATTGAGGTATGGCTATCTCGGTAACTAATTCGCCAAGCAGCGGGAAATGACTCGAGAACAGACGCTCTTCAACATAAGACACACTGTATAACGCGCTACTGCCCACTAAGATGACTTTGCATTGCAATGGTACGTTTGGCCAATCAGAATGCACTGCATAATAACCTTGGTCGATGATCTGCAGTAATAGTTCCCACATAGACTCGCGTTTCCACAAGGATTCGGCGCAGATAAATAAATAGTGGCAATCAGCTAAGGCACCAGCATGATATTGTTGTGGTTTCGCTGCACTTAGGTGTCCTATCAGATCACGCCTTTTGATGTTGCCACTAAGGTAGCGATATTGCACTCGTGCTTGGCTGACGTTATCTTCGCCTATGCTCGCTTGCCACTTTAACTGCTGGTTTTGATCATTGCTGCCGTTGTTAATCTGGTTTAAATACAGATCTGATTTAGCCTGTTGGCTATTAACGAGCGACTCAATCAATTTAAGACGATCGATACCACGCTGGTCGGCAAGGTACATATGTTGACCTTGGGTATTCGCCAACAGCTTAAATGCATCGAGAGTGCGTTCTTGGCCAAGTAATCTTGACTGAATATGTTTGTCGATACTGGTAACAGATGGGATAGTAAAACTAGGTGATAGCGAAGCAGTCGAAATTGGATTTGCGTTCATATTGGAGAGCTTTATTTAAACATGTTCAGATGTTAGCACAATTTTGTATCGCCCCTATTAAGTTTCGCTATTTTGGTCTTTATGTAGCTTGTTTTTGAGGTTGTGACTTAAAAATTAACTGAGGTGGCCTATTTCTTGGCCGATCAGTTTTATTTTCCTATAACGTGCGGTATTTAGGCTTTACATCCTATAAGGATACTTATAATATCACCGCCGCTGGAGAGATGGCAGAGTGGTCGAATGCACCGGTCTTGAAAACCGGCACGGGTTTATAGCCCGTCTAGGGTTCAAATCCCTATCTCTCCGCCATATTAAAAAGCCCGTTATCGAAAGGTAACGGGCTTTTTGCTGTTTGTAGTATCATCATTGTGTACTTTTGTGAGTCATACTCGCTAAAGATAGCAACTAGAACCCTAGGGTTCCTATTGTTTAACATCGGCTATCTCTCCGCGATATTAAAAAAACCATCATCGAAAGGTAACGGGCTTTTTGCTGTTTGTAGTATCATCATTGTGTACTTTTGTGAGTCATACTCGCTAAAGATAGCAACTAGAACCCTAGGGTTCCTATTGTTTAACATCGGCTATCTCTCCGCGATATTAAAGAAACCATCATCGAAAGGTAACGGGCTTTTTGCTGTTTGTAGTATCATCATTGTGTACTTTTGTGAGTCATACTCGCTAAAGATAGCAACTAGAACCCTAGGGTTCCTATTGTTTAACGTCGGCTATCTCTCGGCCATATTAAAAAAGCCTGTTATCGAAAGGTCATGTGCTTTTTGCTGTTTTTAGTATCATCATTGTGTACTTTTGTGATTCATACTCGCTAAAGATAGCAACTAAAACCCTAGGGTTTTAGTTGTTTAACGTCGGCTATCTCTCGGCCATATTAAAAAAGCCTGTTATCGAAAGGTCATGTGCTTTTTGCTTCGCGCAAGTCTAGCCCTCTCAACGTGTCCCGTATCCCAGAGGCGGGCGTTATACCTACAAGGTGTTTAATTGAAAGTTTACCTAGTTATTTTCTTCTAATGTTCAGTGGTCCAGCATTTTCCGACAATGTTAAGGATATTTCGAATAAGGTACTTTATGAGTATTTTAAAAGTGATCTAGATTACGAAACTTTTTTCTTAAATTTAAAATCGGGCTTGTGATCGAGTGATAACAAACAGGTAGCGTCGCTAAACTTGTATCCAATACGAGTCAACTATCCTACTGGCAGCGTATATTCTGACACCAGATAGCAATTCATTGAAAATTACGACAGCATCCTCACATTTGAATGAAAAAAGCAAAATAACAACATCTTAAAAGCATGCTTTATAATTATTAACGGGCTGAATATAGGGTTTGGAGGCAGTTGGTTTAGTGGTGTTTGCATCGATGGTGATTCATGCAAGGAGCTTAAAATAGATGTTTGGGCGTATAGTGTGCTCTCTGTAAGTAAAAACAGTAGTCACTCGCTTCGCGAGAGCACGTATTCCAGTAAATGACAAAGGCTGATGGCAACAGGGGGAAGGTCGGCGAAAGCGGTATGTATTTGCATGATGCCCCTATGTTGTCGCGCCTGATGAGCAAACTTTTGTCCTATGCTGACGTGGTTATCCCCTGAGTTTGTTTCGGAAAATAGGATAGAGACAGATTGTCTTAAGGCTTATGCCAATAAATGCGGGTTCTCTCATGACAACTTGTTCTCCACACTCTCGGGATTCATGAAGGTTAAAGCCCAAATATATCTCCCTGAGATGGATCTATTTTCGAGTTGTCCAATTCGGTAAACTTGCATGCAATCAACAAATAAGTAACAAAAAAGCTGTATTAAGGTGGATTTTTGTTTATTGTAGATTATGCCGTTAGCATTATATAGCTAATGATGTTAACAGCATATTTTTGCGCTAATTAATATCCATGATAAAACAACGGCGACTATCTATGAATTTAGCCCAACATCTTAGTGAAACCGAACTCTCTGCTAGAATTTTGCGTCATGCAGTCCCACGCATGTCTGAACTTGATATCCCCGTAACTCCTGATAATTACGCTGTATGGTATGAGTATTTTCTAGGTGTTAACCTTGACTTAAAGCGCGCCATCGACGGTTTGTTATCTAATAAGGTTAGTTTTACGCCTGAGGTTAACGCGAGTTTGCACAGCAACTTTATTCAAGAGAAGTCACCCGAGATCATTGAGAATGTGCAGGTTGAAACTCAAATTCTGATCAATAGTTTGATGTCTAAATTAACCTCAGTGACAACGGGGACGGCTAAGTTTAGTGTCAGTCTGAGTGAGTTCCATCAGGATCTGTCAAAGTCACCAGATAGGCAAACGCTAGATCGCTTGATCGATACCTTAGCGGAAGAAGTTACCGATGTTGTTAAGAGTAATAAAGAGATGGAGCAAAGCCTCTCAGTTATGAGCCAAGAGGTGTCAGCGCTTAAGTCGGAGATGGAAAATCTAAATATGGTTGCCATGACCGACCAGTTAACTTCCTTGCATAATCGCCGTGCTTTTGATGCAGAAATTCTCAATCATATTCAATGTTTTAGACAGACGCATACCAACAGCAGTTTGTTAGTGATTGATATCGATAACTTTAAGGCGTTTAACGATATTCATGGTCACCTAGTAGGCGATAAAGTGCTTGCTTATATTGCTATCGCTTTGAAGCAGGGGGTTAGAGGAGAGGATTTTGTCGCCCGTTATGGTGGTGAAGAGTTTGTGGTGTTACTTCCAGATACCGATCACTCTGGTGCAGTTGTCGTTGCGGAGCAGTTACGTAGCCGAATCGCCGAGCGAAAATTAACCATAGGCAAAGATAAAAAGCTCTCTCTTGGTGCGATAACCGTGTCAGTTGGCGTTGCAACCCTTCGCCATGATGATGATAAAGAAAGCTATTTTGTTCGCGCCGATGAGGCGCTTTATCGTGCCAAATCAGCTGGTCGAAATTGTGTTAAAGGTTAAGCTAACAATTTAGCTAGTGCTAAAGTTAGCTTAAGTATCATCAGAGGTTATGTTTGAGTTGGCTTTAGCTGCATATCCATTTTGATAAGATGTTCTTCCATATCGAAGGTGACCGTAAAGCCTAGACTCTTGGCGAGACTTGCCATGTTACGGTTTTCAAACATGGTAAAACCGGTTAATACCTCTGTATCATTGGCTTTGTAGTAGGTTATCAGTTTTTCAAGTAGTAACTTGCCTAAGCCTATTCCTTGATGATCACTTCTTACTGCCATAGCAAATTCAGCTTCGGTGTTGTCTGGATCGATAGATGCGCGAATCGCACCAAGGGTGATATCGTCACCATCCTCACCTTTAGCTGTTGCGATAAACGCCATCTCTCTGGCGTAATCAATTTGAGTTAACACCGCCATCTCTTCGTGAGTCATTTTAGATCTAACACCAAAGTAACGCTTATATCGATCTTCATCTGAAAGAGAATTATCAAACGCTAAATGCTTAGGTTCATCTTCTGGCAAAATCGGCCGCAACATGATTTGTAAGCCATTTTTTAAGGTAGCGTATTCCTCGAGTTCTTTAGGATAGGGGCAGATTGCTAATCGATTAGGATTGTCGGCAGCTGATTCTTGCAGTTGAATATTGACATCTAACAGAGTGATTTGTTCTCCCGCGCAAAGTACGGGGTTAAGATCGAGCCCTGCAATTTCAGGGCAATCGATAATAAGGTGAGAGATCTGTGTCAACATGACACAAAGGGCATTCATGTTGAGCCCTAGTGGGAGATGTCTATCTTTCAGCTTATGGGTTTTGAGTGCTTGAATTACCATGTAACGCGCCAACGTCATGTTCAAAGGAGGAAGCGCAACAGATGCATCGGTGGAGGGTTGCCATTCAGAGCCGCCTTCTCCAAGCAAAATAGCGGGGCCAAACACGGGATCGTTAATGACGGCAACGCGGATCTCTTGAGCTCCCGCCGTCAGAGCCATTTTTTGAACAATAAGTCCTTCGATAGTGGCATGTTCATTTAAGCTATGTACACGACTAACAATGGCTTCTGCGGCGTGTAGTACATCAGCTTGGGTTGTCAGGTTTAGCATTACACCATGGACATCAGACTTATGATGAATATCGGGAGATTGCACTTTTAATGCAACGGGATAGCCGATATGTTCTGCGATATCAGCCGCTTCCTGCGCCGTTGTTGCAAAATGAGTTTCAATGGTATTGAGCCCGTAGGCTGCTAATATGGCACTGGATTCATGGGTTTCTAATACTTTTCTATTCTTACTTAATGCTTCACATAGTCGTTGTCTAGCAAGTTGTGCATCGGTGGGAATGTTATCGGGGATCGATTGCGGCACTTCCTGCAACAACTTTTGATTTCGTCGATATTCAACCATATGCATAAAGGCACCCACTGCACCTTCTGGGGTTCGGTAGGTTGGCACGCCAGCCTTGTTAAAATGCTTGCGAGCCCGATAAGCGGAATCTTCACCGCTCCAGTTGGTTAAGATGTTGACGCGATTTCGACGAGGGTTATTTTCGATAACACTAGTAATTCGTTTGGCTATTTCAACACTGTCACCGAGAGCCGAAGGCGAATGCAGCACTAAAATCGCATCAGCAACATCAGCACTCATTAAAATCTCAAGGCATTGCTCATAACGTTGTGCATCTGAATCACCACCAATATCTACTGGATTTTGGCCAGACCAAGTATTAGGTAAGATTTTATTTAGCGCTTGTATGGTTTCTTCATCAAGAGCTGCGGGTTTACCACCGCGTAACATTAATTGATCCAGCGCTAATACAGCGGGTCCGCCACCGTTAGTGAGAATAGCAAGGCGCTCTCCAAGCAGTGGCGTTGAGTGGGCTAAGGTTTCAACGGCGGCAAAAAGCTCCACAAGATCGTTAACTCTCAGCATACCGGCACGCCTAAATGCGGCTTCATAAACCGCGTCATTTCCACCGATGCCGCCAGTGTGCAATTTGGCCGCGGTGCTTCCTTCAAGACTTCTACCAGATTTAATCACTAATATGGGTTTATTGCGAGAAGCCGCTCTTGCCGCCGATAAGAAATGACGCTTTTCATTAATCGAATCGACGTAAAGCAATATGGCATTGGTTCGTGAATCACGTCCTAAAAAATCGAGTAGTTCATCAAAGTCAATATCGGTTGCATCGCCTAGGGAGATAAACGATGAGAAGCCAATACCTTTGTTATTTGCCCAATCGAGCACTGTGGTACAGATTGCGGCTGATTGTGATACAAAGGCTATTTTTCCTGGTAGGGCAGTCGTGTGTGCGAGGCTGGCATTTAGGCCCAGGTTGGGCAACATCATTCCTAAACTATTGGGGCCTAAAATCCGCATCCCGTACCGCTTGGCATATTGACGAGTGAGTTCAAGCAGATTGTTGCCTTCATCATCGGTTTGCATCGCCATACCTGAAGCATTGATGATCGCCACTTTACAGCCAAATTGTGCCAAACGTTCGACAATCGCAGGGACACGAGATGCGGCAGTACAGATGATCGCGAGATCGGGCTTTAAGGGTAACGCTTCGATATTGGGGTAAGCTAATACACCGAGTACTGCTTCATATTTGGGCGTTACCGGCATGATTGGCCCAGAAAATCCGCCAGATAGCAGATTTCGCATCACTACATTACCCGCGCGATTTTTACCGTTCGACGCTCCAATGATAGCGACCGATTTTGGTTTAAATAAAGAGTGTAACGTTCGTTGACTCATGCTTAGCTCCGAAGGCGATTGCTCTGATTGCAGTGTAACTCAGTTTATAAATTTTTCTCTAGGATTTTAGTAGGATAAGTTAACGCCTTGGCTAGCTAGGTATCACTGCAATCATTGTCGATAATAATATCAATCCTGCGTATTCAGGTATTCGCCTGTCATCTATGTGGCTGCTTAAAGCCAGTTTCGAGGGAGCTTTGGGGGAAGGCAGGAATGACTCGCTGTTTTAACTGTCATGCCATCGCTTAAGATACAGCAGCAATACTGACACTATCAAAGGTGCAAAGCTGTTATGGGCGCTGCAGCGGTGGAGGCCATTTGCCTAAAGCTAAAACGCGACTCTAAATAGCAGTCTCAACACATAAATTTTCAGATATCTGTCTCAAAACTATTAGCCTTTAAGCAACTGGCGCTAAACATGAATTCTGCAGGTTTAGTGCCGGTGACTCGCATCTCCATTGTTGACCTAAACACTACCGAGATCACTTTTCCCTCAAAAAGTCCAGGTGGGTTACCAGACTAATTTATGGATATCTCATGTGATCACCGCAGATGTATTGGTTTTTTTTAATTCACTTAAAACAATATGTTAAGGTCTTGCGGTATGTGAGTTTAATCTGAATTTCCATGGATTAATCGAAATCGCTGTTAAAAAGTTGCTGATGTTTGGTGAAAAATATTATTTGAACCAAAATACCTTATCGTAGTATTGTAGTACAATAGTAGTTAATTAAGATAACAGCGTTAATTTTACGGAGATGCAAATGTCTTACGCGTTAGGGTTAGATTTTGGTTCAGATTCCGTTCGTGCACTTCTCGTTGACACACAAAATGGTGAAGAACTAGCAACGAATGTCGTTTATTACCCTCGCTGGGCCGAGGGATTGTATTGCGATCCAACGAAGAGTCAGTTTCGTCAACATCCACTCGATTATGTTGAATCACTGGTTGAGGTGATTAATGGCTTATGGGACAAAGCACCTGCTGGGGCTGCGAGCAAAGTATGTGGATTATGCTTTGACACCACAGGTTCAACTCCCATAGCAGTTGATCAGCAGGGCATCGCGTTAGCGTTGAAACCTGAGTTCGCTGAAAATCCCAATGCGATGTTTGTGCTTTGGAAAGATCACTGTGCAATTAAAGAAGCGCAAGAGATCACCGCAGCGGCCAATGCAAATACCGTTAACTACCTTAAATATGAAGGTGGTATCTATTCATCTGAGTGGTTCTGGGCCAAAGCGTTATACGTGCTTCGCCAAGATGCGAGTGTTCGTAACGCCGCTTACGCTTGGGTTGAACACTGCGACTGGATGACAGCGCTATTAACTGGCACTACGCATCCGAGTGAGTTTATTGCAGGTCGATGTGCAGCTGGTCATAAAGTAATGTGGCACGAAAGCTGGGGTGGCTATCCACCAAATGACTTCTTTGTCGGTATCGATCCGCTACTCGATGGATTACGTGATCGTTTACCAGCCAAAACTGAGACGGCAGATACCGTATGCGGCAACTTAACCGCAGAGTGGGCAGAAAAGCTTGGTTTAAGCTGTGATGTGATCGTATCATTTGGGGCATTCGATTGTCACGCTGGTGCCGTGGGTGCCAATGTGAAGCCTGGCGTTCTGACCAAAGTGATGGGCACATCCACATGTGATATTACCGTCGCGTCTTATGAAGATATTGGCGAACGTTGTATTAAAGGGATCTGTGGTCAAGTTGATGGTTCTGTTATGCCAGGCATGATTGGACTTGAAGCGGGCCAAAGTGCGTTTGGTGACCTTTACGCTTGGTTTAAAAAGGTACTTTGTTGGCCAATTAATAACATTGCCACTGACTCAGTTATCGATGCCGATACTAAAGAGAAGCTAACTGAACATCTAGAAGATCAAATTCTTGCTCAGCTGGGCATCGCTGCAAGCAAATTACCTATTAATGTTACAGATATCGTAGCCTTAGATTGGGTGAATGGCCGCAGAACACCTGATGCTGATCAGTCAGTTGCTATGGCTATCAGTGGTCTTAATATGGGTAGTCATGCACCACAAATATTTAAAGCCTTGGTAGAAGCTACCGCATTTGGCGCCAAAGCGATTATTGATCGCTTCGTTGAAGAGGGCGTTGCTATCAATCAAGTGGTCACTATCGGCGGGATTTCGAAGAAATCCGACTTTGTAATGCAAACTTGCGCAGACGTATGGAACTGTCCTATCGACGTGCTTGAGAGCGAGCAAAGTTGTGCGCTTGGCGCGGCAATTTATGCGGCTACCGCTGCAGGCGTCTACCCAAGTGTTAGCGCAGCCCAAGAAGTGATGGCATCAAAAGTGGTTAAAACTTATCAACCTATTGCAACTAATGCTAAGCAATATGAAGACTTGTATCGACGCTACATTGCGCTCGGTCAGTTTGTCGATGCAGGAGAAGCCTAATGTATTACCGTGAGTTAAAGCGTGAAGTTTATGAAGCCAATATGGAGCTTGAAAAGCGTAAATTGGTAACATATACCTTTGGTAACGTATCACAAGTTGACCGTCAACACGGTGTGATCGCTATTAAACCAAGCGGTGTGCCATATGAAGAGCTGACCGTTGAAGATATTGTGATTGTTGATCTTAACAATCAAGTGGTAGAGGGGCGATTAAACCCGTCTTCTGATACCAAAACTCATACCTATTTATATAGACAGTGGGATAGCATTGGTGGCGTGACTCATACGCACTCTACTTACGCTACTGCGTGGGCACAAGCTCAGTTGGCCATCCCATGTTATGGCACCACCCATGCTGACTATGTTTATGGTGAGATCCCTTGTACTGCTGTAATGCGTGACGATCAAATTGCGCGCGATTATGAAGAAGAAACCGGGGTACAAATTCTAGAGTGTTTTGCCGATCGCGATCCGAAAGAATCGCCAATGGTCATCGTTGCAGGACACGCGCCGTTTACCTGGGGTGATAGTGCTGCAAAATCAGTTTATCATGCAGTGTTACTTGAAGAGATGGCCAAGATGGCTTACTTGACCAAAACGCTCGCGCCAAATGTTGGACCGTTAAAGCAGGGGCTTACAGATAAGCACTACTTACGTAAGCACGGCAAG encodes the following:
- the rmf gene encoding ribosome modulation factor, giving the protein MKRQKRDRLDRAFSKGFQAGIGGRSKENCPYSTLDSKSHWLGGWREGVDGRLSGLFNK
- the fabA gene encoding bifunctional 3-hydroxydecanoyl-ACP dehydratase/trans-2-decenoyl-ACP isomerase, producing MNKANSFNKEELVACGLGNLFGANSPRLPIDNMLMIDRIVKINDNGGEFGKGEIVAELDIDPSLWFFDCHFQTDPVMPGCLGLDAMWQLVGFFLGWEGAEGKGRALGVGEVKFTGQVLPDAKKVTYKLTIKRKVYRKLVMGIADAVMEVDGREIYSAKDLKVGIFSDTSTF
- a CDS encoding S16 family serine protease is translated as MNANPISTASLSPSFTIPSVTSIDKHIQSRLLGQERTLDAFKLLANTQGQHMYLADQRGIDRLKLIESLVNSQQAKSDLYLNQINNGSNDQNQQLKWQASIGEDNVSQARVQYRYLSGNIKRRDLIGHLSAAKPQQYHAGALADCHYLFICAESLWKRESMWELLLQIIDQGYYAVHSDWPNVPLQCKVILVGSSALYSVSYVEERLFSSHFPLLGELVTEIAIPQYSEQAYLSWLLTLADEHNVTLEQSAVTPLFTYSSRLADHQQHLTLLTVPLVQLMEQACAYSDSRTLNDQAIEHALLQQTRRHDASQELSAQSFDDNFINLPTDGTMVGQINGLTVLDTAEYCYGEPARITASVHYGDGEVADIERKSELGGNIHAKGLMILSSCLYRIFGKDAPLHLNANIVFEQSYQEIDGDSASLAEYCALMSAIAEQPIDQGIAATGAIDQFGQVQAIGGVNEKIEGFFSLCKRRGLTGTQGVILPKSNVQQLNLHQEVIQAISENKFHLYQVEHIDEAVTILMKKPAGARDENGQFEENSLYGLVQTRLEGLAGYPDEEPSFFAKLLEKLKLSS
- a CDS encoding GGDEF domain-containing protein — encoded protein: MNLAQHLSETELSARILRHAVPRMSELDIPVTPDNYAVWYEYFLGVNLDLKRAIDGLLSNKVSFTPEVNASLHSNFIQEKSPEIIENVQVETQILINSLMSKLTSVTTGTAKFSVSLSEFHQDLSKSPDRQTLDRLIDTLAEEVTDVVKSNKEMEQSLSVMSQEVSALKSEMENLNMVAMTDQLTSLHNRRAFDAEILNHIQCFRQTHTNSSLLVIDIDNFKAFNDIHGHLVGDKVLAYIAIALKQGVRGEDFVARYGGEEFVVLLPDTDHSGAVVVAEQLRSRIAERKLTIGKDKKLSLGAITVSVGVATLRHDDDKESYFVRADEALYRAKSAGRNCVKG
- a CDS encoding bifunctional acetate--CoA ligase family protein/GNAT family N-acetyltransferase is translated as MSQRTLHSLFKPKSVAIIGASNGKNRAGNVVMRNLLSGGFSGPIMPVTPKYEAVLGVLAYPNIEALPLKPDLAIICTAASRVPAIVERLAQFGCKVAIINASGMAMQTDDEGNNLLELTRQYAKRYGMRILGPNSLGMMLPNLGLNASLAHTTALPGKIAFVSQSAAICTTVLDWANNKGIGFSSFISLGDATDIDFDELLDFLGRDSRTNAILLYVDSINEKRHFLSAARAASRNKPILVIKSGRSLEGSTAAKLHTGGIGGNDAVYEAAFRRAGMLRVNDLVELFAAVETLAHSTPLLGERLAILTNGGGPAVLALDQLMLRGGKPAALDEETIQALNKILPNTWSGQNPVDIGGDSDAQRYEQCLEILMSADVADAILVLHSPSALGDSVEIAKRITSVIENNPRRNRVNILTNWSGEDSAYRARKHFNKAGVPTYRTPEGAVGAFMHMVEYRRNQKLLQEVPQSIPDNIPTDAQLARQRLCEALSKNRKVLETHESSAILAAYGLNTIETHFATTAQEAADIAEHIGYPVALKVQSPDIHHKSDVHGVMLNLTTQADVLHAAEAIVSRVHSLNEHATIEGLIVQKMALTAGAQEIRVAVINDPVFGPAILLGEGGSEWQPSTDASVALPPLNMTLARYMVIQALKTHKLKDRHLPLGLNMNALCVMLTQISHLIIDCPEIAGLDLNPVLCAGEQITLLDVNIQLQESAADNPNRLAICPYPKELEEYATLKNGLQIMLRPILPEDEPKHLAFDNSLSDEDRYKRYFGVRSKMTHEEMAVLTQIDYAREMAFIATAKGEDGDDITLGAIRASIDPDNTEAEFAMAVRSDHQGIGLGKLLLEKLITYYKANDTEVLTGFTMFENRNMASLAKSLGFTVTFDMEEHLIKMDMQLKPTQT
- a CDS encoding ribulokinase — translated: MSYALGLDFGSDSVRALLVDTQNGEELATNVVYYPRWAEGLYCDPTKSQFRQHPLDYVESLVEVINGLWDKAPAGAASKVCGLCFDTTGSTPIAVDQQGIALALKPEFAENPNAMFVLWKDHCAIKEAQEITAAANANTVNYLKYEGGIYSSEWFWAKALYVLRQDASVRNAAYAWVEHCDWMTALLTGTTHPSEFIAGRCAAGHKVMWHESWGGYPPNDFFVGIDPLLDGLRDRLPAKTETADTVCGNLTAEWAEKLGLSCDVIVSFGAFDCHAGAVGANVKPGVLTKVMGTSTCDITVASYEDIGERCIKGICGQVDGSVMPGMIGLEAGQSAFGDLYAWFKKVLCWPINNIATDSVIDADTKEKLTEHLEDQILAQLGIAASKLPINVTDIVALDWVNGRRTPDADQSVAMAISGLNMGSHAPQIFKALVEATAFGAKAIIDRFVEEGVAINQVVTIGGISKKSDFVMQTCADVWNCPIDVLESEQSCALGAAIYAATAAGVYPSVSAAQEVMASKVVKTYQPIATNAKQYEDLYRRYIALGQFVDAGEA
- a CDS encoding L-ribulose-5-phosphate 4-epimerase is translated as MYYRELKREVYEANMELEKRKLVTYTFGNVSQVDRQHGVIAIKPSGVPYEELTVEDIVIVDLNNQVVEGRLNPSSDTKTHTYLYRQWDSIGGVTHTHSTYATAWAQAQLAIPCYGTTHADYVYGEIPCTAVMRDDQIARDYEEETGVQILECFADRDPKESPMVIVAGHAPFTWGDSAAKSVYHAVLLEEMAKMAYLTKTLAPNVGPLKQGLTDKHYLRKHGKDAYYGQSK